A segment of the Numida meleagris isolate 19003 breed g44 Domestic line chromosome 21, NumMel1.0, whole genome shotgun sequence genome:
AAAGATCTGGGGGTGATGCTCACGCTGCTGCAGTGGCTGCCTTGGCTCagttcttttcctcctttttcctcttcctttgccATGGTCTGGATTTCCAAGAGCTGGCACCACACAAGGGCTCCCCACCAACTCCCTGCGCTCAGAGCCTTTTGCAGCAAGtagctttgcagaaaagcagattaTTTCTCAGCATCCCTCTGCTCCAGGCAGTACAAACTCTGAGGGATCAGTCAGCCCATTTTCCCTGGGAATGAGCACAAACCGTGGCtagaaacaaggaaaacacaTCGCTCTGCAGTTTCCCATGGTACTTTTCCACCCATCTGCAGGTGAACGCAGAGGGGTCCTCCTTGTGCCCTGGCGGAAAGCAGAGGGATTAGGGCAAGTCTCTCTGCAAACAGAGCCTGGGTGGGAGCAGCCAAGGCTGCCGGCTGCTGCGTTGGAGATTTGTGGGGTTTGCACAGGGCAGAACTGCTCTCAGGTccacccagcacagcttccTCTGCGGGAGGATGTCCGAAAGCTTTGCAAACACTGCGGTGCCAGCAGCAGGTTTTGCAATCCCATGTGTTTTCCACCCATTGGGTCCAAAACGAGCACAGCATGGGCTCCATTTATGCCAACCAGGTAATATTAATCCCATATCTGGCTGCTGGGTATTGGCATAGATGAGAAACATAGAATTATAAAGGTTGGATGAGGCCGCTAAGGTCATcatgtccaaccatcaatccatctCCACCACAACCATAGCATAACAGAGTCATtgagcttggaaaagacctccaaggtcaccAACTCCaaacccaacccatcccaccatgcccactgaccatgtctctcagtgccacatctccacggttcttgaacagctcctaatatccaatctaaacttTCCCTGGCACAACTCAGAGCCATCACCTCTTGCCCCATCACTAATGATACTGAAGATGATATGATGTCATCGATGATGCAAGTATAAAGAGGTACCAAATCCAGCAGGATTCAGATTATTTCCCACCTCAATCCAAGACCAGCCACTCAATCAGCTTAATTAAACAAGAAGCTGACAATGGTCACCATTGCAGCCAACAGCAATGCTTCTCAGACTCAGAGCTGCAGTCTAAATCCACAACCTCATCCCCCATCGCCAGAGGCAACAGGGAaacctgacttttttttcctttttgcatgtAATTAGtagaataaaatgagaattgatggttggacttgatgattttagcgttcttttccaacctcagtgattctgcaattctaacTTTAGGGCAGCAATtttggagcaggagctggggagccTTTGTGGTGCCCTTGGAAGATGCAGCTCAACCCAATGTGCTCTACTGCACATGGGCCACGGTGGCCATTGCAGACCTCCATCTTTTGACGAGTTCTATTTCCTTCaggcaataaaagaaaaacagattttgctgtGCAAATTGCAGCACATccaaaagaaaatgggaaaagccTGAATTCCTGCCCCCCATCAAAACAACTCATGTTGGGAGCCTCTCCATCCGTAAGAGAAGCGAAGTGAGGGTGCTACATTGGGGATGTACACGGATGGTGGGGGACCTGCCAAAATTGGTCAGTATTTGGGGCTGAAATTCATTCTCACCTCCACATCCATTTGCAACCAGGGCTCAGCAATGCTCTACAACAGCTCTACACCTGTTGAGCCCAGAGGAAAACACTTTCAAACAGATCCCCTGGGCTTTGAAAGGAGTTAAGTCTGGTGgataaatgcaaatgtttttattccttttgtgCACAGAGTAAGATAGCAGGGAAGGTGTGGCCGGAAAACCTTTCACTCCGTGTGCTGCATCTTGTCATCCAAGGTAAACACGCAGCTTAATGAGATTTCAAGAGGGAAAAGGTGAGATATTTGCCTTTATGTTCATTACCCTTTAAAGCAGGAACAATATTTGACGAGAAACAAAGAATGGGGCAAACGAGATGATAATCGCAGGCGGTGAACAAACACAGCCTAGATCCTGGATTAATCAAATGACTTCAGTGAGAACCCCAAAGGCTTTGGTGGTGCAGAGCACCACGGCACAAAGCACTGCACCCAATGGGGACTCCACAATGGGGCCATGGCCATGGTCATCACCACCATCCAACATATCACAGCTGATGTTTTTcgtatttttctccttttctactTATCTCACATATCTACAGACCCCCAGAAGAAGACATCAGTGTGGGAGTCTGTAGGATGTAGACTGCACAGGAGAAAGGAATTTATTTATCGGTGCCCACCCAATGCTTCTGTATAATGACAGAATGGAGCACAGCCGATATCCACCACCCTacagctccttgctgcaggaAATCCTACAAGTTTAAGGGCTTGCTGCAGCCTACCGGATAAATAACACGTATTTCAAAAATACCCTCAAAGGATATTTACACAATAATCTGTACTGGTTCCAAAGAAACCATTAGTGTCAATTAGAGAAACAAATCCTCTCTGGAACGCGCAACTTTTTAcggaaaaatgaaagctttgtcTCACTAATGACCCATCATGCTTTCAGCAGTGCTTGAGCACTTGGGGTTGAAGACATACTTCCTCCATGTATGGGAGAAGACTCGGTGGAATCAGATAATTATCAGTGTTAAAAATCACAGTCCCTTCCTTGCACCTGTAAGAGAAAACTCAGGCCTATTACCAGCTCCATAGCAACCCCACATCTTCCTAAATAAttacgtgtatatatatattatttttttctcaatatctGCCAACTCAATCTCAATATCCACCATCACCAGCTCTTCAAAACCCAAACCTCACCTCTCAGCACTGCACTATGCACGGGGAAAAAGGGATTCGATATTGACCCTACAATGTAAATAGAAACATAAAGCAGTCCAAAACATCTTGCTGAGCTTCAAGAGCACTTTATCTTTTGATCTTGTCTCATGAGCACATCTCCACCCTGGGACATTGATGGGTTGCTGCACCTCCTTTATTTGcacagaagattaaaaaataaaaatatatttttaaaaaaatgcaagctgCCCTCCCATGTCCGAAAAACAGCAGCCAACACCAAACCCATGGTTAGAAATCACAGTGAGATCGtttcagccctgcagcagcaccttgGGGAGAGGCGTAGACATGGCAATGAGTCATGGAAACTGCACCAAAGAATTtgtcttctccattttcttgaGGGAAGAACTGCCGTGCAAATTACACATTCCCCATTGAAATGGACGTTCCTTCAACCGAGCAGCTCCCCAGTGCCTCTAACCCATCTGTTTTCTTGCATATAGGAAAAGCcactcttctgctttgctgcccaGCAGCCAAAACATGCAGCTTCCCTCTGCAAATctgagcagccagctctgcagcaggaggaatcCCTCTCCCAAACCTTCCAGCAGTACCCAGAGGAGCACCAGCCCACAAGACACACGTGCCAGGGCTGCAAAactactgtaaaacaaaaaagaatagGACTTGCTTCCTTGAGAGCAATAGTGAAGAGCTTTACACCACGGGACACCACTAGAAGGCACCAGTTCCCCAGTACATGGCTAAGAACAACCATGAGCACCAAGCCGAGAAGgacaaaaatcagaatatatatatatattttattatttcctcgAGTTCCAGTGATACAACTGTAGCAGCATCTCACAGATGAACTCCTGCAATGTTAAATATACATCACGAGAACACATTAAATTCCAaggcagccaaaaaaaaaaaaaataccaacaacaaaactgcAGACGAAGTTATAAATCCTCCCTTAAATATATGTGCGTTTGTTGCAGATAAAGCAGCAGTACACAATTCACATACCAggttaaaataaaacttcagacTCGCAGCAAAACTTTCAAACAACACAAGGAGAGATGAGGAGCTTTGGTTGGGGGGGCTTTAATGCAGCGATCCAGCAGGAAACCCATTAAATTTCTGCAATTTTTAGACCAATTGGGTACAGCTGTCCCATTTCCAACTGGTTTTACCCGGTACCCACGGTGATCTGCAGAGATCTATGAACCTACAAGTGCTCCTTGCTCCCAGCAAGCTCCCAACACAACCCAGTTGCTCAGCACTTGGGAGGGAACCAGACACGCTCACGTTTTTCTGGGCAGTGACAGAGATGGGTAGCTCATTTTGGGATACTCAGCACGCAACCAATGTAACGAGCTCTGCCTCTGCATCCTGACCCACAACTCTCTCCAAGTGCATAAAAACCACAGTGAtgtaaagcaaagcagaggaagaggacGACGCACCAAGGACCGTGGGCTGAGCCACCCAAAGCTGCACCAAAAGAGCTGTCACCCTCCACGTTGTGCCACAATTAGCAATAAAATGACCCAAGATTTTCATCCACCCATCTCCCGCAGACAACGTTTATGCAATTCTGGCTCCTGTTAGTGACTCTCCAGTTTCTAAAGtcaatagaaaaagaagaagaagaaaaaaaaaaagacatccaAATCCAACAGCtggctggagcatctccagcCTGGAGGACTTTGGTGTGCATGAGAGCTGGGGGCTTTCTCCAGCCAAAACCCCACAAGTGGAGGTTACGTTTTGCACTTTAAGACAAAGGGTGCATTCAACACAGTCATTTGTTCAGCTTAAGTGACAAAAAGGCACCGAGGACCTCCTTGCGTCATTGGCACAGAGGTAATTGTAATTACACAAGGCACATGCAGCACCGCCCATGGAGGTGTGCGTTGATGCAGCTTCTCCAAATAATGGAGCAGAAGGTTTGGCTCTGCTTAGTGTCATCTGGGCTGATGGGACACTCGTCAGTCCAAATGTGTCAAAAGCAAGCTGAAAATACATCCAtggcagagcagaagctgccaCTGGCACAGTGGTGAGGGGACGGGACCAGCCCCAAGCATCAGCTACTCCCAGTAGGGTGAGCTCCACGTACAGCCCAGATTTCCCCAGGTACAATCAAGATCTGCCAAGTGGTGTCCTCCAATCCCTAAAATTCATCAAATTTGTCATCAGCTGCTGATGACCCAAAGAATAGGTTGTGATGTCCAAAAAACCACTCTCTGCATGACATGGCACCAAGCTGGGAGAAGCCAACCTGGCGTAGACCTGCCCTCTCAAAGTGGGAACGAGGAATTTTGGGGCTCTCCACCTTCACACAAGGGCCATACTCCAAAAATGAGCATTTCTACAAAGGACGCGTTGGGAAGAGCCATTCCCAGGAGGAGCAATAAGGCAGATCTCCCTTCAGAGCAGGCACAATATTGCTGAACACAAACCCCAGcattctgcagcagcaaacCCAAACCCACCCTCCCGTGAGCGGAGTCAGggcttcagtgaaaaaatacaaataagttAAGGGAGGACCAAAGCCACTTCCAGCTATCACACACCATAAAAATGTACCTTTAgaaaagtgtttgaaaaataCTCTTCTTTTAAGTTCTACATCTTTAAGAGTCTccttgtaaaaatatatatttttttccaccccaGGTATTTTGGGGTGCCCCTCTTGGTGTCCTTCTGTCTCCCACAGGGCTGTCCCCATTCCTTCTCCCCAGGTCCCCAGAAAGCCTCAAGGGGCTCCCAAGTCCCTTGACACTCCCACAATACCACTGCCTGGGGACTAAATGCTGTGTAATTAAAGCCAATCtggctataaaaataaatgctttcatgtCTTCCTTGCACGTGATGGAAGAATTTAGCCCTTTTTAAGCAGCTCAGCATCTAGCTGTAattgtactaaaaaaaaaccacccaaaaaCCAAATACctatatagaaaaataaaggataaaCATTATCCaactattttatatttatataaaagttCTATGATAGGGTATTTTGCcgtaaaaaaaaacaaccagcctAGGTTGTATAACCTAGGATTTCTGGTGAGGAGTAAACTACAACTTCAAGCttagagaaaaaacaatatCCATTATTTCGGCTCTCCAAAATAaagttattaaatatatatattattataagTATTTCATAAACTATTGTTTAAGCAACGAGGGGAACACGTGGCTGAGGGCCACAGAAAAGTGGCACCAGCTCTGACCCCCACCCCCCAGGACCTGGTGTGTTCCTGGCACACGCAGAGGGGATATCACGTCCTTCAAAGGGATGTTCTCTTTTCCAGCTTGTGCTTTGTGAGAAAGTACTTAAAGAACTCATACACCGACCACGCGATGGCTGTTGAAGGGATCTGATAGATGACGCGTGCCTGCACCCCTCGGAAATACCCCGCGATGCCCCCCAGCCGATAGACAGTCCTAAAGGCATTGGCCATGCCCGAGAGGTGCCCAGTGATGTTAAGAGAACTCAACGCCGTGTTTTCTTGAGTGTTGAGCAAGGTCTTGCAGACGTCCAATGGGGTGGTGGCAGCAGCGGCCACGGCCCCCGCTACGGCCCCCGAACAGACATGGGACAGCGGGTGGTACTCCCTGCGTGGGTTCACCCTCTCCTGCATGAACTCGTAGGTGATGAAGTGGATGGCCTGGAAGGGGACGTTCATGGTGAGCTGGGTGGTGTAGCTGCGGTAGAAGGCAGCAAAGCCTTCGGTTTTCTGCACTGTCCTCACGCACTGCCAGACGGATTTGTAGGGGGAGTTGAACATCTGCATCCGCTGCTTCACCACTGCTCCGGGGAATATCCAACACAGCACCAAAGGAATAAAGATTAATTAGATGAGCGCCTTGCCAATGGACATCCCAACACCCAGACCAAGCGCTGCTCCAAGCATCAGCCATGCAGACCCAGCATCCCCTTCCAAACCCACGaagaagcatttctgcagtgatcCGCACCCTATATGCTAACTTTTAGCCCAAGGATCCATGCAACCTCTGCATCCCCTGCCCTAAAACCCAGCAAGCACGGGAAGGGGTCAGCTCAGCCCTGGTTTGGTAGCTCTACACTTTCATGGGTCAACACATTCCTCAGCCTTCATTAAGGAGCCCTTCTGTCAGGCTACAGAGGCATTATGACAGACGGATGAGAACGCAGAACTCATTTGTGGCAAAATCTGACGTCAGTAGAAGGTTATTTATTCTGATTAAGAAGGAttttaagcattaaaaacagtttttctgaaatttatcACTGCTTTTGGTCCATTCAGGAGCTGAGTACCCAACAGCAGTGCAGCCAATTAATTTTAGATGCATTTTACTGTTGGTTCTCCTATCATCAAACATCCCCCAGGAAGGGGGCAGCTGGTCGAAGCCCACCACCAGCTGGTAGAACCctactgctgctctgctggttGGACAGCAtgaccagctctgctctgcatgcCCAGAGCTTTTGAAAAACCACAGCCACTACTACAGCAAAGATTTATAGGCAGAGCATGGTGTGATTCAGGCTCCTACAATGAAAGCAGCCAGGCAGTCCTGGGCAGGATTTCTCCCTTTCAGAAAATGGGCAGTATCCCCACAGCAAAGGGCTGGGGTGACCCTGAGGCCACCCAGGGTCTCTGTGCAGGTCACTATTACCTTCAGCCGGATTCATCACTGCATCATGGAGCAATGTGGCTGCGCTCCCAGCTATACCTGCAAGACAAAAGCATCCTTCAGCAATCTGGGGGAGCAAGGGGTCACCTGTAACACAGCGCCCAGTAACACAATTGGTTTCCAGTATGGAAAAACCCAAGCAAGGCAGCCCAGCACAAGCCAGCTCCAGCCATGTCATGTTGGCTACTCCCAACAACTTACAGGGCTCTGCCTACACAAGACTTCACCGGCTTTGCTCAGCCTACACCAGACTGAAGAATGAGCAATGGTTAGAACTGGCTCACTGCATCTTTAATTAGGCGTTTTCAGCCATTTAAGCACTAATTGCACAGATTCTGCAAACATCTAGCCAGCCATTAACGACTCTGCAGGACGGCCTCGAGCCACACCTTCCCCTTTGAAGTTTCCATTGACTTTCAGTCATTTTCCACTAATGCAGGGTTCAGCTTTCCCGTGGGTACCAAAAGCCTGTAGCTACTTGAAGGGCAGGCACAGGAAAGCAACAAGGAAAAAGGATATTCTGCTCTTTATTGAGTTGGTTGGGTGAAGTCAAGTGGGCACTGTGGCAGATTGCTGCCATTGCATCATGGCAACTCAGGTCACGGCAAATAATCTTAGGCATTTTGATACATTGCCTTAACACAGTCCcgtgaacagcaaaaaaatacgCAGCCGTGCTCTcagttttgataaaggaatttgagaatttGTTTCAAGACTGCAAAGAGAAATTCAATGTCTGCAACTCTATTTTCATTtgacacaaatacattttctcaaaCGGAACATATAGAGTTGCCATCAGACATTCAattcaaaaatctgatcatgtcaCTTTACCAGacatttataagaaaaaatacccCACAATCTGCCTTATGCCATTGCTTTCGGCAGCACGTACATTTGAGAATAACTACTGTCAAGGACAAGGCCCAGGAAGAGCAAAATTAGATCAAAAATCTCTAATGAACTTCTTGAGACCTTACTAAGAATTAAAATTGCTGCCATCAAACCAGTTTCAAGAAAACAATGTCAAATATCAtgctcattttatatttttgctggcctctttttatttatccattttaataaaaatattaaaaaaataagttttgttgcTAATATATATTAACTATACTGTATGTcttatgagggctgctccaaaagtaatgcctcctgttttatggtGTTGGCTCGcaatgtcagaggcggatgctggtggtatggcactagaggttgaaccttcc
Coding sequences within it:
- the SLC25A37 gene encoding mitoferrin-1, which encodes MELSCSVGGSTAAPPGPGPGPSGPIPAPSVPPPMEGEDYESLPSGASLGTHMLAGAVAGIMEHTVMYPVDSVKTRMQSLQPDPKAQYRSVYEALKKMVLTEGFWRPLRGINVTMLGAGPAHALYFACYEKMKKSLSDTIQHGGNSHLANGIAGSAATLLHDAVMNPAEVVKQRMQMFNSPYKSVWQCVRTVQKTEGFAAFYRSYTTQLTMNVPFQAIHFITYEFMQERVNPRREYHPLSHVCSGAVAGAVAAAATTPLDVCKTLLNTQENTALSSLNITGHLSGMANAFRTVYRLGGIAGYFRGVQARVIYQIPSTAIAWSVYEFFKYFLTKHKLEKRTSL